DNA sequence from the Antedon mediterranea chromosome 7, ecAntMedi1.1, whole genome shotgun sequence genome:
TGTTTATAAAATCTAAGTAAGGTCATAGGTTAGGTAAAGAAGATTCGGCGCACgtttttgtttattaagttGCATCTGGTCGTGTTTTCTAACTACAGTCTTTTAGTATAGTGTGTAGCAAATGTTTAATGATAATTGCAAAGGTGTTTCAAAGTTTTTCTAGGTATTTAAATATAACGTATCCGATTCCATCTCTGCTGCAGAGAGAAATAGGCAGATTCCCACATTTGGTGGTAAAATTCTCACCCGGTCCCAGGTCCGCTTTTTTCTTTGTTACAACAAAAGCCTGTGACATTTCTGCACAGAAAGTAAGGATGCCACCTAAAAAACGCAAGGTAAGAAAGAGGAGGTTGCCACATATACCGGATAGAATAGAAGTTTTCAGAGAATGTTATATTTATAGGCCCAACCAGTTTTgcttaattgattaatttaatgaaaaaaactGCCTTTTTTTATGTTGAGCTTATGAAAGCATgtcaaactatagagggcgctataacaAGTTGAACAATATATCAAACCATAGAGGGCgctttaaaaataatagtaaacatAGGTTGTCAGACGTGCCAATCCAGTAGCATCTCATTATCTcgcttatttttttaaacaacgcatgaattgattataaaataacaGTTAACACCTTACCTTGCAGACCAAttagtataaatattaatatatgttttCTATTCTCAAATTGCATTGTTAATGTTAACGGGACAGCATGTGAGATGactcaaaataatatatttagagACTCTGCCATTATCAAGAGAGTTGTATATTGCCAACTTTTTCAGTGGCCAATGCATGAgtcattattaaattaaaattgtagaTAGTGCCCTCTATGTTATAATAACTCAAAATAATCGCGGAATAGTATGTTTAATTTTTCGCCGAATTGAGTTTGGCTTTCCTGTACTACCTCaaccataaaatacaaataaacatagtCCTAGGCTATGCTCAAATTAATTAAAGTGTAGTCCTAAGctattttttcttcaaaataggcaagttaatttcaaaataatgtttttctgaatattttttATGGATGCGTGAGAAATAACTACATATGCGTGAGGCATAACAAATTGGCCCTGTGTGAGAGTTGGCAGGTGTAGAGTTGAGAGGTTTATTGTTGACACGGCCAACAGAACTGTCCATTTGCTTtttattcaatgttttattgGAACTGGCAACCGTGCACTGCGCCAGACTGTGCTCCTTGATTCTGTCTTTTCTAAAGACACACAAGAGAGATGCTTATTTATtctcatttaatatttttttatatcaatgttattgttaattttttaatgcattttttaaattttattatatatgtatatattttcatataacTATTACCCATTCAAAATTAAATCAGTTTTTCCTTCTTCTTTTCAGGCTGATGACGAGGGTGAAAAAAGTGATGATTCAAAACAGAAAAAGGCAAGTAGgccttatattataataaattatcatatttttttatgaaccCCAGTGGCAGATTTATCAAAACGAGATGAGTCTCAACAAAGAATCAGGAagtctaaaaaaaataataatttcaaactGTTCTTTGTTTTTAGGTTGAAGATCCAGAGAATGGTTcaaatgattttaaacaaacCAAGGCTagtaaattatgtttttacatCACAGCAATTCCAATGAGCATACAGTAGTCAGTAAAATAAGATCAtgagattttattttttttaaacttctaaaatgtccaaaataaaatatagcatACAAACAATCaagacaaaaattaataaaaaaactcTTTAGTATTGATTAAATGATTTgagtaaatttaatttttagacTGAGGGAACAGAATCGAATCCAATACCAGAAGATGCCAACACCTTGGAGCCAAGTACAGAAAAAAAATCAGAGAGTGGAGAGTAAGTAATATcagatttattatgaaaaacattttacattaattCTGGTCAAAaggatacatttaaaaaatgtgaccTCGTATATTCTGGGATTTTGAAAAagaatatacataataatatttattaagcaTGCATATTCACCAAAAGTGCTCAAGGCGGTTgtgaaaaattaaagaaaaactaaaaattcctaatttacctaaaaaaatagACAAAACCCACATAACTGCATTCGGTGACAGTCCAAAGGCAAGGATCTATAAAAATTAACTCACCCCAGAAACGTACAGGTCTAGGTCAACAAGTTCAAGGTGATAGCCAGATCCAAACCTTGAGAAGGCATGTACCACATGAGCAACTCACGAAAGTATGCTGGACCCTCACCTTGATCATTGATCagaattttgaataataatcttATGGCAGGCTGACATTAGCTGAGAGCCAGTGTTATTGGTTGTGTTTGCCTCTATAGTATCCAAGCAACATTTCACACCACATTTTCCCTTTtgagttttatatattaatggATGATGATGTACTGTATCCCCAACGAATCATTTACGGTAGATCATTGATGGCTTACTCTACCTATGTTTCAGCagttgaaacatttttttaaaatgcaaGACTCCATTATGATTCTATTCTTTTCTGTATTTTTAGAACATGGAACTTAAAAATCTCCTCATGGAATGTGAATGGTTTAAGAGCATGGGTCAAGGTATTGTTTCTATACTTGTTTTGCTTTTTGATTGAAGTTGGTCTACATGCTGTTTGAACGCATTGAACTGTACAATCTCTCAAAACTAAGTTAGCAAGAAGAAGAATCTTGAAttcacaaacaaaaacaatttaattctaaatgcTTGTTGATGTCAAGTGTTTTGGGTTTGATGTTTAATTTTAACACTATCCAGTCCCAGTTGGACAACTTTATATTCACCGAAAAATCAGAATATTAGTTCAGctatagtttatttattatctatttaaaCTGGGTGACCTCtacagtcaaagactggtctctcagagggcccagttatgatcagtggctgtgagtgTACTTGTACACTGGTGTAACCCcactactcatctcgaaagatgtatttaggtttaaagtgcacatgagctatatGTGCACACTGAACCTACGGTATAATGTCcctatccgagaagactcgttcttgCATGGAGCAAGTGATCTCAAActcttgccgatgttatggctgcATAATTTTGATTCCACGGTCTTAAACACTCGCTCACTCACTCGTACTTATAGACTGTAgacattcaaataaaaattcCTGGCTTCAGTCAGACCATCTCTCCATTGAAtaatattatctatttattcaGTTCTTCTACCATCGCCTTCCTTTTACACATATCTCTCTCTGTTGTTACCATCACCAACCTTTTCCAATGATAATGCTTCCTCAATTTTGGTCTTTTTACTACTTCCAGCATACTGTTCTACAAACAATAGAAATTCTATAGCTAGAGTTACCCTTTAAAACTGTTTACATattctaagctctgtctacactatcagactagtttgtcaaaaaagtttgatatgcccaaatatggtagtgatatgcccaaataagttagtgatatgaaatcataaatgcacatcgcattttttgtcacataaagtttgatagtgtagactgggtttaacaaaaaaaaagttctgttcttttttttttcacagaaagatggttttaattttttaaaactggATGACCCAGATATTCTTTGCTTTCAAGAGACCAAGTGCAATGAAAAATCACTTCCAAAAGAGTGTCATATTGATGGTTATCATAGTTACTGGCATGAAGCTGAGCAGGCTGGGTATGCTGGCACTGGtattatgtcaaaggtcaaaccaTTGAATGTAACATATGGAATAGGTAAACTTAAAGAATAATCTGTTTTGATTTTAATCGGATTCCCTTTGCAAAAAAGCCGTATACGTTCCGTATACGCTGAAAACGTGTACGAcgtatacggatcgtatacgATTTCACTGTTTACATTATTTCCACTCTGTTGCTCCACAAAGAGTTGGCGTCGTATATGTTTAGCATACGTAACGTATACGTTGTTTATTCATGATAAGAATATCGTATACGGGACGTATACGAATCATATACGAACAAACTAggccattttataaattataatagcagTAATGAGTAGAATAGagctaaataaaacatttaaattgtcatTACAACAAATACGTACGTAGGCTCTGGCCTagagggctaggcctagctagctccagccattagataggcctagtctatagtagtattaattattagtaagTAGCCTAGTAGGAGGAGCTAGTACATAAgatcatatttatttctatatttattagataGCCTAGGCTACCGATAAAATTCAAACAACGTTTTTCGCAAGTAAATAAAGTACGCTAAACAGGTATAtactactaggtaggcctagaaaaaacAAGGGGCCATTTTCACAAATCGACGATGTTGTTTGCAGTTTTCCTTTATAAAATATGACAGAGGTCAGTAAGTGCAGCCGCCGACGACGACCGAGCGTCGCTCGGTTGCCTACAGTTCCAACTCGTGGTCGACTCGGCTCCCTGGTGGCCAATCATGCATATCATCGGGTGAATCATCGGGTTCGTCGTTCTCAATTCGTCACGCCACGTGCGAGCTTTGGGTGGTCAAATTACATCGTTATGTTAAGTGCTATTATTCCGCGACGTGTGTTGTAGCAATGGACATGGAGTAACAATAATTCGGCAAATAATGCCGAAGAGGAAAACCATGACCCAAAACAGAAGTGGGgtcattgtataatataataataattattatttaacgatGAATACATTCGGATTTTGAATATGAAGTCGATCACTTCCGCcgaggaaaaaaaaaaacacaattagtggtgatagtaaatacaattatatcgAATCTCAATTTATTCCCGGTAGCGAACAGATTGAATTGCTTTCATTTATCTCAGCGGTATTTCTGCTTGGTGATTAAGAAATCATAAAAcatatctttctttattttcatggtattccaatatgtttaaaaaataactaccctcaactttaaataacaaattaaataagtcTACTAAACATTGTTGATTTCCCATGGACCCAACAATACCCCaactatttcattaataattgtttatttgtaacagTTTATTTGAAATCCTTGTCCTTTGTTAATTCAATTGTGTGACAATTAAATTAGATTGTACATGCTTATGctgttaattatgtaaaaagaTGATTCATGGTATATATCAGATTCTTAAAAAAGATCAACACTTTGAATTCTCAAAATGTGTTCTATATCTTTATTTGGAGTTAGACTTGTACtacattcattaaaatgataaacaaatagCCGGCAGGCGTGTGTACAGAGGGGGCACAAAAAAACTATTACCTACTAATATTGTACACAGTTTTATTACATCCTTTTTTAAAGTAACACTAACAGTGCATAttcaatattatagtaaaacgTCAATACGTAGTTACGAGGCGGTATCAACTAGGCTCATAGTTGTTTACCACTCCACGCCAATGATATGAATAAAGCCTATCCTATTAAATAGTATCGCGCCCGCgcatatacaaaaaaaagttacaaaggttcacatatttatattaacgatttttttttttgatttacgaattaaataataaaaataattaaataccgCTCGGCTTATCAATGATGGAGGCATAAACATGGGGGCGTAGGGTACCATtttaccagggagatgtaaaataattatttaacaaacatttaacTGGTTGGTTTTACTGCGTTCGCGTACAATTTATCATTTCGATTTTTTAAGTTATATGTAGGttatgttaaattgtatttatcagTGAAAACTCTAGGAAATTTACAGCAATTAGTTCTGTATGCCTAAAATAGTAAAATGCTCTAAATAAAAACGTCGGAGCttcttttttgtatttctgGCTGTTGAATGTTTTGTTGGCACCGCCTAACTCTGCAACGATGATATCCATAATACATCGTATTTCCATTTCACCGTTGTTGATATACTACTAGACGtaggttattaaaataatacaatataaccaAATCTAATATATGGGGGAAAGCTAGCTAGCTTATTTTCACAATGAGTGTACCACAGACTCTTTTCCTTGGCGTATTTTCCCCAGGCCTAGTTACTCTTAGTTTACTAGAGCTGCTGCAGTAGCTATATACTGCATATTcgatatatactgtacaattacaatatgcctatagcctagctagctagaagTCATCGAATTTACTATCTACCTGGGCCTActgtaactaggcctacatcccattattttttttttatggtgagTTAAAACCCGTAGCCAAAAAATCAACAATGAtgattgaaaatgaatgaaatctgaTCCATCCATGTGATGCATGCATGCAGCGCACATATAACACAGGCACGTTTTGGGTGAATTTATTTGGATCATTCCATATATATAATAGGGAGCCACATGTATTCTACGTTTTTATTAAATCGTAATTTATGGATTTTACTTActcgttttaaatttaatatactgcgggcccaatttaatatttatttatttatttccaagtacattaatattatttaaagcactttCAAATTAATAACAGCACATTTTGTGTGATTCACTTATTAATGGAACATACAAAAGGTAAAGAAATAGCAGAGGGGATAAACAAGGCAGAACAGCCTGGGTGGGTTTTTATGCTTGCTAGAAAAACAACGTCTAGTAATTTACAGCACCAATTTTTTCATTCGCGAAAACTATGAAGTAAATCATCATAGGGAATTTAATGTATATAccgactgaaaaaaaaacaaattgtacacTAATTATTGAAGTCAAGATGCTCCTGCGGTCGTAAACGTATGCTATCGACGTCTTGTAAAAAGAGGGACAGTCCCTTTTCGCTTGGTAATACGATGTAGTTTGTATACACGCGTCGTCGTATACGGATCATATACGGATCGTATACGGAGCGTATAATTaggaaattgtttataaatgatcGTATACGGTTCgtgtatgtttattatgcggGCAGGAACTTCCAAATTGACGTATACGTTTCGTATACGAAGTGGACTTCCTATACGAAACATATATGAAACGTATGTAAATCGTATACGTTCGTATACCGTTTTTTTGCAAAGGGTTGCCTCCACTTGCAGatctgtattttttataatataatttttagtAATGCAACTATTGTGTTCTCTAGGCCTACTCTTGCTGTGACTGTGGTGTTTTGTGGCCATCAAGGCCATCCTTCAGTGGTGAAGTACCTTTGGGTCGATCCTCTACTATTTAGACTGTTGTGTACACTATTGAATGTTTATGTTAAAAGATTGACTTTCATGCTTTCAAccatttaaaatatctttttaaaatatgacaCACAAACTTTAtccaaagtttatttttatttatttattgaaatactgtaggcctCTTCCATCTTGGATATAATATCAAAAGCTTGGCCGTTCAAAAGCTAGGACTTggattttttataatattcaatCATGCACCACAATCTCAATATTACAgcttatgtgtttatataatgcTGTATATTGTCGCAACATTGCCTGTCGCATAGCACATTCGTGATTCAGTTATTTTTCAGTACTTTGTATTTATAGGTTGTGATAAACATGATAAAGAAGGGCGTGTCATAACTGCAGAATACGAGAAGTTTTATCTTGTCACTTCATGTAAGTACTTTATTATtcgttatttaaaaaaaaattgaattagatTTTGTATGCAAAAAAAATAACTGCATATGTGTATAATTGGTAAGCTTTGCAAATCGTTTTCATTTAGCTttatgcttattttattttgtatttccattgagatccatgCAACTGATATCCACAGCCATTGCCATtctttcagtaatttgcctttgaattTAGATATATTTGAATTGATTTGATTTGTACAGATGTATTTAAACATAAGTTTACAAATTGAACTTATGTTTTTATAGCCTAGACATCCACATGTGTTTAGAAATCCTGGATCTGCCCCTGAACCAATTTGTTAGGACACACAGCTAACATTTACTTGTATAGTTAAAGTTGTCATGATTGTCAACATTGATTGAAAAAGGTTAAAAGGACCTTTTCTACTTGACAAGTAAAAGTGTTTCTAGACTAAACTAAAGAAACAGATGTGACATTAAACATATTAAACACCTTAGAATTCAAACAAGTTTGAGATATTTACAAATTAGAATTCAAGTTTTCAGAAAGATCATCTCTTGATCATAATTGCATCAAGAAATGTTTGTTAAAGAGAAGGAATCGTTCATATGTGATATGTAATGACACTTTACAGTTTTCTTTAAcacttttttatattgtttatgagCCATGTTCTTCTTAATGTCCTACTTATAGTTAAAtagaaattgtatttgtttaaaaatgagtCTAAAATGCTACTGTAACGTTTGTGCGTTACTTTGTGTTATTACTGAACTTTGCTTTTGCACCAATTATTGTAAATGTGGGTGTGGGCTTGTGGAACAGTGgtcgtattcaccattcacacttaagGAAACCCTTAAAATTAAGACaaatctcctatctaagtgaatacaatttaagggaaatactttCAAATTCACTgcaaaacataatatttttgttttgtgtttttgtagtattttttaaaaatacttgtaatatttaaaaatactaaattagttaaatatattttagataattatttaattaaaaaaaatatgatgttaCATCATTTAATACTACTAGTTCAAGTTGTCCAAACTTCACAGATGTTTAAATAGCCCCCTCCCCCCTCTATTTTCTATTTTGGATTAAATCAGGTTAGAAATCTAGTATTATTATGACAGTAAAAATGCATTAGAATTGAGACCTTGATCATAATTGCATATCAAGATTTGTTGAAGAGTGACAATCTTTCGGATGTTgcttttaatctttattttattgTCACTCTGCAATCAACTTTAACACTCCTGAGCAATCTTCAGTTTATGAGCCAGGCTTTTGAAATGTCCTAGTATTACTTATAAGTATTTTTGAAGAGAgttgataatactgtatacctAAATACATGTACCTGTCAACTCTGACGCATAATCCAAGAGTCTCACGCATGTTAGCCGCATTCATACACAGCTATAACACGCATCTATAAAATGTTCAGAaagaacattattttaaaattaactgGCCAATTGTGAATAACATATACctgaattattaattttagtttagCCTAGgcttttatatgtatttttatggTTGATCTAACATAGGAACACCTATCTTTTCAGTGGGAAATTAAACCATTATTAAAACAtgctttaggcctatacattttttGCCTCATTGACCACTAAAAAGCAGGTGTTAAGTaggaaatacagtaatattttgtttttagtttgaatacattattatttatggtcaacaataaaacaacatacctagataccaaaaaaaaaatttaatagcaaaaaattatattttccacgaaaacagatttaaaaaaaaatcaaatgatTGATTTGCCACATTATTTCACTGAaaagtaatatatttaatattccgtcattaaatatttaatacagaGGCGTCATTGTGAAAAGTaagaattaatttatttattaatttatcgtttaaaattaattaattaaatttcagtatatcaccgggaggtttagaattactgttctttgcctgatttgtttatatatattaacacagcaggcaaagaacattaattctaaaccgcccggtgatatactgaaatttaattaattaatttgaaatgataaagatgaggaaatctgtgagaatgagaaaaagtcccctcaaccgagactcgaactcggaccgtctgcttgttCAAAcacgattggatagcgactctttaacattctcagcgtggtacggcggaacagcactagtcctcagttgtacgcatgcacaacagagatcaaattgataccccctcatctttcagtatttttattcacgaggcgagATCTCcaaagagatacttttatatatataaacacagtaggcaaagaacattaattctaaaccgcccggtgatatactgaaatttgaattaattaatttgaaacgataaagatgaggaaatctgtgagaatgagatatatatatatataaaaaaaaaattgagggCTCTACaacatattaatatatatatatatatatataaatccaaaggcaaattactgaaaaaaatgacaatgctgtgggtatcagtggctggatctcaatggagatacaaaaataaaaagcgaaaagctaaatcaaaacgataaagtaaacagccagaaaagttagcagagctttcgggcaacactagcccttcatcagtgcaagtgaaggaatttggataacgtcaaagtgagtgagtggccgagcggttaagacagtggaaccgtaatcacgtagccataacatcggcaggggttcgaggctcactcactccatggttctggtggtagaacgagttttctcggataaggactataaaccgtaggtccagtgtacacaacttgctcgtgtgcactttaaagaacctagtacatctttcgagatgagtagggggttaccccggtgtattagtacatcacagccactgatcaccaactgggccctctgggagatcagtctttgactgaagaggttacccagtataaagataaaaaaaacaaacaaacaaagtataaagctggcaagtgctgcctgggtggacaggaataaaagaaatataacaaagggagccagggtggagtctgaataagagtggaaaacaaagaaggtagcttggtagagatataaacaatttt
Encoded proteins:
- the LOC140054839 gene encoding DNA repair nuclease APEX1-like; protein product: MIIAKVFQSFSRYLNITYPIPSLLQREIGRFPHLVVKFSPGPRSAFFFVTTKACDISAQKVRMPPKKRKADDEGEKSDDSKQKKVEDPENGSNDFKQTKTEGTESNPIPEDANTLEPSTEKKSESGETWNLKISSWNVNGLRAWVKKDGFNFLKLDDPDILCFQETKCNEKSLPKECHIDGYHSYWHEAEQAGYAGTGIMSKVKPLNVTYGIGCDKHDKEGRVITAEYEKFYLVTSYVPNAGKKLVRLEYRGEWDKDFRSYLEDLDKKKPVILCGDLNVAHQEIDLANPKSNRNKTAGFTDQERQGFTDLLEAGFIDSYRHLYPEKTAEYSFWTYMMNARAKNTGWRLDYFVLSEKLQPSLCDSVIRTKVFGSDHCPITLFLAL